One window from the genome of Oryza glaberrima chromosome 3, OglaRS2, whole genome shotgun sequence encodes:
- the LOC127767764 gene encoding peroxidase 2-like, producing MGSGNKLAATVVVVTFAVLMAAVTTTCQAAYGPPNPASCGLKVGYYYAKCPHAEEIVKNVVGAAILHNPGVGAGLIRMLFHDCFVEGCDASVLLDPTPANPQPEKLSPPNMPSLRGYEVIDAAKAAVEAACPGVVSCADIVAFAARDASFFLSNSRVAFQMPAGRLDGRYSNASRALDFLPPPKFNLGQLVANFAAKGLGVEDMVVLSGAHTVGDSHCSSFVPDRLAVPSDMEPPLAAMLRTQCPAKPSSGNDPTVVQDVVTPNKLDSQYYKNVLAHRVLFTSDASLLASPATAKMVVDNANIPGWWEDRFTKAMVKMASIEVKTGGNGEIRRNCRAVNH from the exons ATGGGTAGTGGTAATAAGCTCGCTGCCACCGTGGTCGTCGTCACCTTCGCGGTGCTcatggcggcggtgacgacgacgtgCCAAGCAGCTTACGGGCCACCCAACCCTGCTTCGTGCGGGCTCAAGGTCGGTTACTACTACGCCAAGTGCCCGCACGCCGAGGAAATCGTCAAGaacgtcgtcggcgccgccatcctccACAACCCCGGCGTCGGCGCTGGCCTCATCCGCATGCTCTTTCATGACTGCTTCGTCGAG GGATGTGATGCGTCCGTGCTGCTCGACCCGACGCCGGCGAACCCGCAGCCGGAGAAGCTCAGCCCGCCCAACATGCCCAGCCTCCGCGGCTACGAGGTGATCGACGCCGCCAAGGCGGCCGTCGAGGCGGCCTGCCCGGgcgtcgtctcctgcgccgacatcgtcgCCTTCGCCGCGCGCGACGCCTCCTTCTTCCTCAGCAACAGCAGGGTCGCGTTCCAGATGCCCGCGGGGCGCCTCGACGGGCGCTACTCCAACGCGTCGCGCGCCCTCgacttcctcccgccgcccaaGTTCAACCTCGGCCAGCTCGTCGCCAACTTCGCCGCCAAGGGGCTCGGCGTGGAGGACATGGTGGTGCTCTCCGGCGCCCACACCGTCGGCGACTCCCACTGCTCGTCCTTCGTCCCCGACCGCCTCGCCGTCCCCTCCGACATGGAGCCCCCGCTCGCCGCCATGCTGAGGACGCAGTGCCCGGCGAAGCCGAGCTCAGGCAACGACCCCACGGTGGTGCAGGACGTCGTGACGCCCAACAAGCTGGACAGCCAGTACTACAAGAACGTGCTCGCGCACAGGGTGCTCTTCACCTCCGACGCGTCGCTcctggcgtcgccggcgacggcgaagatGGTGGTGGACAATGCCAACATCCCCGGGTGGTGGGAGGATAGGTTCACGAAGGCCATGGTGAAGATGGCCAGCATCGAGGTGAAGaccggcggcaatggcgagaTCAGGAGGAACTGCCGGGCTGTCAATCACTAG
- the LOC127767682 gene encoding peroxidase 2-like has protein sequence MASPSLPLVTCALLLLLAATCQAHPYWPLELAYYRDKCPQAEAVVKAVIGEAVRQNPGNGAAVIRMLFHDCFVEGCDASILLDPTPFNPTPEKLSAPNNPSMRGFDLIDAIKHAVEAACPGVVSCADIIAFAARDATYFLSGGKVYFDMPSGRRDGTFSNDSGPIDFLPPPTSNLSDLVSSFAVKGLSVEDMVVLSGAHTVGRSHCSSFVPDRLNASVFSDIDGGFAWFLRSQCPLDATPGGNDPTVMLDFVTPNTLDNQYYKNVLDHKVLFTSDAALLTSPETAKMVVDNAVIPGWWEDRFKAAMVKLASIQVKTGYQGQIRKNCRVINY, from the exons ATGGCTTCACCTAGTCTGCCGTTGGTGACGTgtgccctgctgctgctgctcgccgcgaCATGCCAAGCTCACCCTTACTGGCCACTGGAGTTGGCCTACTACCGCGACAAGTGCCCCCAGGCCGAGGCCGTCGTCAAGGCCGTCATCGGGGAGGCCGTCCGCCAGAACCCCGGCAATGGCGCCGCCGTCATCCGCATgctcttccacgactgcttcgtcgag GGTTGTGATGCTTCGATCCTCCTGGACCCGACGCCGTTCAACCCGACGCCGGAGAAGCTGAGCGCGCCGAACAACCCATCCATGCGGGGCTTCGACCTCATCGACGCGATCAAGCACGCCGTGGAGGCGGCGTGCCCGGGCGTCGTCTCGTGCGCCGACATCATCGCCTTCGCGGCGCGCGACGCCACCTACTTCCTCAGCGGCGGGAAGGTCTACTTCGACATGCCGTCGGGCCGCCGCGACGGGACCTTCTCCAACGACTCCGGCCCGATCgacttcctcccgccgccgacgtccaACCTCAGCGACCTCGTCTCCAGCTTCGCCGTCAAGGGCCTCTCCGTGGAGGACATGGTGGTGCTCTCGGGCGCCCACACCGTCGGCCGCTCCCACTGCTCCTCCTTCGTCCCCGACCGCCTCAACGCCTCCGTCTTCTCCGACATCGACGGCGGCTTCGCCTGGTTCCTCAGGTCGCAGTGCCCGCTCGACGCGACGCCCGGCGGCAACGATCCCACTGTGATGCTGGACTTCGTGACGCCCAACACGCTGGACAACCAGTACTACAAGAACGTGCTCGACCACAAGGTGCTCTTCACCTCCGACGCGGCGCTCCTGacgtcgccggagacggcgaAGATGGTGGTGGACAACGCCGTCATCCCCGGGTGGTGGGAGGACAGGTTCAAGGCGGCCATGGTGAAGTTGGCGAGCATCCAGGTGAAGACCGGGTACCAGGGGCAGATCAGGAAGAACTGCAGGGTCATCAACTACTGA
- the LOC127765822 gene encoding peroxidase 2-like: MAAHTIKLAVAVTCTLLLAAACSGLEVGYYKKSCPRVETIVREEVKKFVYKNAGIGAGLIRLLFHDCFVEGCDGSVLLDPTPANPAPEKLSPPNFPSLRGFEVIDAAKDAVEKACPDVVSCADIVAFAARDAAYFLSRMRVKINMPAGRFDGRHSNSSDALDNLPPPFFNVTELVDIFATKGLDAEDMVVLSGAHTVGRSHCSSFVPDRLAVASDIDGGFAGLLRRRCPANPTTAHDPTVNQDVVTPNAFDNQYYKNVIAHKVLFTSDAALLTSPATAKMVSDNANIPGWWEDRFKKAFVKMAAVDVKNGYQGEIRKNCRVVN; the protein is encoded by the exons ATGGCTGCACACACAATTAAGCTCGCCGTCGCGGTGACTTGCACGCTGCTCCTTGCAGCCGCGTGCAGTGGCTTGGAGGTTGGCTACTACAAGAAGTCGTGCCCCCGCGTTGAGACCATCGTGAGGGAGGAGGTGAAGAAGTTCGTCTACAAGAACGCCGGCATCGGCGCCGGCCTCATCCGCTTGCTCTTCCATGACTGCTTCGTCGAG GGATGTGATGGCTCGGTGCTCCTGGACCCAACTCCGGCGAACCCAGCCCCGGAGAAGCTGAGCCCGCCCAACTTCCCCAGCCTCCGCGGCTTCGAGGTGATCGACGCCGCCAAGGACGCCGTCGAGAAGGCCTGCCCGGAcgtcgtctcctgcgccgacatcgtcgccttcgccgcccgCGACGCCGCCTACTTCCTCAGCAGGATGAGGGTCAAGATCAACATGCCGGCGGGCCGCTTCGACGGCCGCCACTCCAACTCCTCCGACGCCCTCGACAACCTCCCCCCGCCCTTCTTCAACGTCACCGAGCTCGTCGACATCTTCGCCACCAAGGGCCTCGACGCCGAGGACATGGTGGTGCTCTCCGGCGCCCACACCGTCGGCCGCTCCCACTGCTCCTCCTTCGTCCCcgaccgcctcgccgtcgcctccgacATCGACGGCGGCTTCGCCGGGCTCCTCAGGAGGAGGTGCCCCGCCAACCCGACCACGGCGCACGACCCCACCGTGAACCAGGATGTCGTCACCCCCAACGCGTTCGACAACCAGTACTACAAGAACGTCATTGCCCACAAGGTGCTCTTCACGTCGGACGCGGCGCTgctgacctcgccggcgacggcgaagatGGTGTCGGACAACGCCAACATCCCCGGGTGGTGGGAGGACAGGTTCAAGAAGGCGTTCGTCAAGatggccgccgtcgacgtcaaAAACGGCTACCAGGGCGAGATCAGGAAGAACTGCAGGGTGGTCAACTAA